In Halobacteriovorax sp. HLS, one DNA window encodes the following:
- a CDS encoding glycoside hydrolase family 15 protein encodes MTRRIIIAISFFFMAQAQTFAKIDYLINKLMDNISPSDTVRGVVVASPSKHNPNYYYHWVRDAALVMDVVNSLYNREQDPIKKEIYKNTLMDFTRFSKSNQEVETLAGLGEPKYYVDGRAYLEPWGRPQNDGPALRAITLIKFANTLLDNGEVELVKSLLYNSSIPATSVIKRDLEYVSHHWSEDSFDYWEEVRGYHFHTSLAQRRAMKMGAKLAYRLEDYRAAAWYFTNAKAMEQMIDSHWDGNIIRASRNISNKPSGLDVATILGVLHSSGDDNFYNYTNERVLATSVEIKKVFKEIYTINSNEKYGVAIGRYPEDTYDGLRTDSLGNPWFLATLGYAQYYTEVKKEFLRKGSIEITEVSEPFFIDLLGENVSTQVSTVSLASDNGQSIIKALDREISAFYKRVEHHRSRNGNISEQMNRENGYMQGARDLTWSYASYISALLAK; translated from the coding sequence ATGACAAGACGTATCATAATTGCCATATCATTCTTTTTCATGGCCCAAGCACAGACCTTCGCCAAAATAGATTATCTAATTAACAAGTTAATGGATAATATCTCACCTTCAGACACAGTTAGAGGTGTAGTCGTAGCTTCTCCTTCAAAGCATAACCCTAATTACTACTATCACTGGGTAAGAGATGCTGCTCTAGTTATGGACGTAGTAAACTCTCTTTACAATAGAGAACAAGACCCAATTAAAAAGGAAATCTACAAGAATACTCTTATGGACTTCACAAGATTTTCAAAGTCTAACCAAGAAGTTGAAACTCTTGCAGGTCTTGGAGAGCCAAAGTATTACGTAGATGGTAGGGCCTATCTTGAGCCGTGGGGAAGACCTCAAAATGATGGACCAGCACTTAGAGCAATCACTTTAATAAAGTTTGCAAACACACTACTTGATAACGGAGAAGTTGAGCTTGTAAAGTCACTTCTTTATAACTCAAGTATTCCAGCGACAAGTGTTATCAAAAGAGACCTTGAATACGTTTCTCACCACTGGTCAGAGGACTCATTTGATTACTGGGAAGAAGTTAGAGGTTACCACTTTCACACATCATTAGCGCAAAGAAGAGCAATGAAAATGGGAGCAAAGCTTGCTTATAGACTTGAAGACTATAGAGCTGCCGCATGGTACTTCACAAATGCTAAGGCAATGGAACAAATGATTGATTCTCACTGGGACGGAAATATCATTAGAGCAAGTAGAAATATTTCTAATAAGCCAAGTGGATTAGATGTTGCGACAATCCTTGGAGTATTACACTCAAGCGGTGACGATAACTTCTACAACTACACAAACGAAAGAGTTCTTGCGACAAGTGTTGAGATCAAAAAAGTTTTCAAAGAAATCTATACAATTAACTCAAACGAAAAATATGGCGTAGCAATTGGTAGATATCCTGAAGATACTTACGACGGACTTAGAACTGACTCTTTAGGTAACCCTTGGTTCCTTGCAACTCTAGGTTACGCTCAATATTATACTGAAGTGAAAAAAGAATTCCTAAGAAAAGGTTCAATTGAGATAACTGAAGTGTCTGAGCCATTTTTCATAGATCTACTTGGTGAGAATGTATCAACTCAAGTAAGCACAGTTTCACTTGCTAGTGACAATGGACAATCTATTATTAAAGCACTAGATAGAGAAATTTCAGCTTTCTACAAAAGAGTTGAGCACCACAGAAGTAGAAATGGAAATATCTCTGAACAAATGAACAGAGAAAATGGATACATGCAAGGTGCGAGAGATCTTACTTGGAGTTACGCTTCATATATATCTGCATTACTAGCTAAATAA
- the ptsP gene encoding phosphoenolpyruvate--protein phosphotransferase → MFGKSASPGLAFGKVVIVEDIFDKVTATKIDDTSSEVERFESILKEVVGELETLSKEALQKDQQEIFEAHSMLAADPSFKKEVLKLISESSFSLSYALKETGLSFMAKFEALEDDYFKERALDIKDITTRFISKSMGLSTSSLRNLPNDVVLVARDLTPSQTAAIDKTKVKGFITELGGVTSHTAIIARTLEIPAIVGAKGLLSEVSNGDLLALDGLSGQVFLKPSDDFIGELKVQIEKEQEYKEALKTYIDKETITSDGHKLKVLGNISSVEDAKNVLKNGGEGIGLLRTEFLYMESSAAPNEEKQFNFYKEILEIMGKRPVTIRTFDIGGDKEVSYLNLEKEDNPFLGYRAIRISLDEIDLFKTQLRAILRASVFGNAKIMFPMIATHREILRAKEILEQCKQELSNEGLDFDQEIEIGIMIEIPAAAIMADLLAKEVDFFSIGTNDLIQYTMAVDRMNDKLDDLYSFYDPSVIRLISMTINGAKSAGIPVGMCGSMASELQLTELLVGLGLSTFSVTSGSILSVRKNIIETSFSKCDELVPSALNSSDKSHILEMFTL, encoded by the coding sequence ATGTTTGGTAAAAGCGCATCTCCAGGTCTTGCTTTTGGTAAAGTCGTCATTGTTGAAGATATATTTGACAAGGTTACGGCCACTAAGATTGACGATACTAGTAGTGAAGTTGAAAGATTTGAATCAATCCTAAAAGAAGTTGTTGGTGAACTTGAGACTTTGTCAAAAGAAGCATTACAAAAAGACCAACAAGAAATCTTTGAAGCCCATTCAATGTTGGCCGCCGATCCTAGCTTTAAAAAAGAAGTGCTAAAGCTTATAAGTGAAAGCTCGTTCTCTCTTAGTTATGCTCTTAAAGAGACAGGACTAAGCTTTATGGCAAAGTTTGAAGCACTAGAGGATGACTACTTTAAAGAGAGAGCGCTAGATATTAAAGATATTACGACTCGATTTATATCTAAATCAATGGGGCTTAGCACATCTTCGTTAAGAAACCTGCCTAATGATGTTGTACTTGTTGCAAGAGATTTAACTCCTTCTCAAACAGCTGCAATCGATAAGACTAAAGTAAAAGGCTTCATCACTGAATTAGGTGGTGTCACTTCTCACACTGCAATTATTGCTAGAACTTTAGAGATTCCTGCAATTGTAGGTGCTAAGGGACTCTTAAGCGAAGTAAGTAATGGTGATTTATTGGCCTTAGATGGTCTTAGTGGACAAGTATTTTTAAAGCCATCAGATGACTTTATTGGCGAGCTAAAAGTTCAAATTGAAAAGGAACAAGAATACAAAGAGGCCTTAAAAACATATATCGATAAAGAGACTATTACTTCAGATGGACATAAACTAAAAGTTTTAGGAAATATCTCTTCTGTTGAAGATGCTAAGAATGTTTTAAAAAATGGTGGAGAAGGGATTGGTCTTCTTCGTACAGAGTTTCTCTATATGGAATCGTCTGCAGCGCCAAATGAAGAAAAGCAATTTAACTTCTATAAAGAAATTTTAGAAATCATGGGAAAGAGGCCTGTTACTATTCGTACCTTTGATATTGGTGGTGACAAAGAGGTTAGCTATTTAAATCTTGAAAAAGAAGATAATCCATTTCTTGGTTATAGAGCAATACGGATTAGCCTTGATGAGATAGATTTATTTAAAACTCAATTAAGAGCGATTCTTAGGGCCTCTGTATTTGGAAATGCAAAGATCATGTTTCCGATGATTGCAACTCATAGAGAAATTCTAAGAGCAAAAGAAATTCTTGAGCAATGTAAGCAAGAGCTATCAAACGAAGGACTTGATTTTGATCAAGAGATTGAAATTGGAATTATGATTGAAATTCCAGCTGCCGCAATAATGGCAGATTTACTGGCCAAGGAAGTAGACTTCTTCAGTATTGGTACAAATGATCTCATTCAATATACGATGGCAGTTGATAGGATGAATGATAAATTAGATGATTTATATTCTTTCTATGATCCATCCGTGATTAGACTTATTAGCATGACAATTAATGGCGCAAAGAGTGCAGGTATTCCAGTAGGGATGTGTGGCTCCATGGCCAGTGAGTTACAATTAACTGAGCTTCTAGTAGGTTTAGGCCTTAGTACTTTTAGTGTTACTTCTGGAAGCATTCTGTCAGTTAGAAAGAATATAATTGAAACTTCTTTTTCTAAGTGTGATGAGTTGGTTCCAAGTGCTTTAAACTCAAGTGATAAGTCACATATTCTTGAGATGTTCACTCTATAG
- a CDS encoding DoxX family protein: MQNVGLLILRLGVGFTMLIAHGWPKLANFSAVSTKFPALFGLSPEINLSLAVFSEVFCSVALILGVLTRWVSIPLIITMLVAFFIVHGSDPFKSKELAFMYMLCYTTLFCTGGGDYSIDRFIKKS; encoded by the coding sequence ATGCAAAATGTAGGATTACTCATTCTCAGACTCGGTGTTGGATTTACGATGCTAATTGCTCACGGCTGGCCTAAGCTTGCCAACTTCTCAGCAGTATCAACAAAGTTTCCTGCACTTTTTGGCCTAAGTCCTGAAATAAATCTATCTTTGGCCGTATTTAGTGAAGTATTCTGTTCAGTAGCTCTCATACTTGGAGTTCTGACTAGATGGGTCTCTATTCCTCTAATTATAACAATGTTAGTGGCGTTCTTTATTGTTCACGGAAGTGATCCTTTTAAATCAAAAGAATTAGCGTTTATGTATATGCTTTGCTACACAACTCTATTTTGTACTGGTGGCGGAGATTACTCAATTGATAGGTTTATCAAAAAGAGCTAG
- a CDS encoding hybrid sensor histidine kinase/response regulator has product MPNLTKKLPKLVLLLSIILIGIIIYTSSVLKKEITELHTKKVSESLNAVLQTTNEGLNNWAKELEGLARFITRNDQILEQVINLTAYPVKKNNESAEELNKTLRQLVATHNFLEVSILSKNMKILSNSTTQKIGMTSNTDQLYEIISKLNEGHIIFSAPEKSTEVFINEQGKKEKNIARICLYAPISVNHEIIAYLIIKIKPADKFNNIFQSGRIGKTGETYALRSDGLMVSETRFLSDLRKKDPNVLTSVLKQRITNPANERLTVMAQGIEKKQAGRNLIGYNDYRGVPVIGHWLWNDNFKIGITTEQDHLEAYKELFISIKHINNFTIVLVIAIVLLTMLFFYGQRIEQEKRKILLNYNENLQIQVQEGIREAENANKAKSRFFSQMSHEIRTPMNAIIGYAELLEQSSLTEDQTENLRHISESGTFLLQLINEILDFSKMEAGEFTLEEQPFDLRLISENVVDLLRYKTSTLNVILKLEIDPELGEFFIGDSHRLKQIIMNLTSNALKFTEKGEVIVYLKKVQDEKNIEWIEISVKDTGIGIEHEKIDIIFDDFTQANSSTSRKYGGTGLGLTITKKIVEAMKGEIGVTSSLGKGSTFWFQIPLVKTNSIATNETVLEYDKESIKDLKVLIAEDNSVNRKLAIKLLTLVGFENLKTASDGNEAVEFVKNNPVDIIFMDVMMPDLDGIEATKMIRDLGFDSEQLKIIALTANAFSEDRSNCIKAGMNEHIKKPFRKTDVIACLKQLNIC; this is encoded by the coding sequence ATGCCAAATTTAACTAAGAAACTACCTAAGCTTGTTCTTCTTCTATCTATCATATTGATAGGTATCATCATATATACATCTTCAGTTCTTAAAAAAGAAATTACTGAATTGCACACAAAGAAAGTATCTGAATCTCTAAATGCCGTTCTACAAACGACCAACGAAGGGTTAAATAACTGGGCAAAAGAGCTAGAAGGCCTAGCAAGATTTATTACACGTAATGATCAAATTCTAGAGCAGGTAATAAACCTAACTGCTTATCCTGTAAAAAAGAATAACGAATCCGCAGAAGAATTAAATAAAACCCTTAGACAACTAGTGGCTACCCATAACTTCTTAGAGGTTTCTATTCTCTCAAAGAATATGAAAATTCTATCCAATTCAACAACTCAGAAGATTGGGATGACAAGCAATACAGATCAGCTATATGAAATTATTTCTAAGCTTAATGAAGGTCATATAATCTTCTCTGCTCCTGAGAAATCCACGGAAGTATTTATAAATGAACAAGGTAAGAAAGAAAAGAATATAGCAAGAATTTGCTTATATGCTCCCATTTCAGTAAATCACGAAATTATAGCTTACCTTATTATCAAAATTAAACCGGCCGATAAATTTAATAATATATTTCAAAGTGGAAGAATTGGAAAAACAGGAGAAACCTACGCCTTAAGAAGTGACGGACTTATGGTATCTGAGACTCGATTTCTTTCAGACCTAAGAAAGAAAGATCCAAATGTCTTAACAAGTGTTCTAAAGCAAAGAATAACTAATCCTGCCAATGAGCGACTAACCGTCATGGCCCAAGGAATCGAGAAGAAACAAGCTGGTAGGAATCTTATCGGATATAATGACTACCGAGGAGTACCAGTCATTGGACACTGGCTATGGAATGACAATTTTAAAATAGGAATAACTACTGAACAAGACCATCTCGAGGCATACAAAGAATTATTTATCTCCATTAAGCATATTAACAATTTTACAATAGTATTAGTAATCGCAATTGTTCTATTAACTATGCTATTTTTCTACGGACAAAGAATTGAACAAGAAAAGAGAAAGATCCTCCTTAATTATAATGAAAATCTTCAAATACAAGTACAGGAAGGGATTCGAGAGGCCGAAAATGCCAATAAAGCAAAGAGTCGATTCTTTTCCCAAATGTCACATGAAATACGTACACCAATGAACGCGATCATAGGCTACGCGGAACTTCTAGAGCAAAGTTCTCTTACGGAAGATCAGACTGAAAATCTACGACATATCTCTGAGTCTGGAACCTTTCTACTACAATTAATTAATGAAATATTAGACTTTTCGAAGATGGAAGCTGGTGAGTTTACACTTGAAGAGCAGCCCTTTGACCTAAGGTTGATTAGTGAAAATGTGGTTGATCTTCTACGTTACAAGACGTCAACTCTTAATGTTATTTTGAAACTAGAAATAGATCCAGAACTCGGAGAGTTCTTTATAGGCGACTCTCATAGACTAAAACAAATTATCATGAATCTAACAAGTAACGCTCTTAAATTTACCGAAAAAGGCGAAGTCATCGTTTACTTAAAAAAGGTTCAAGATGAAAAGAATATTGAGTGGATTGAGATATCAGTGAAAGATACTGGAATTGGTATTGAACATGAAAAGATTGATATTATTTTCGATGACTTCACTCAGGCGAACTCTTCGACATCAAGAAAGTATGGAGGAACCGGTCTGGGTCTTACGATTACTAAGAAGATTGTTGAAGCAATGAAAGGAGAGATAGGAGTGACTAGCTCTCTAGGTAAAGGTTCTACATTCTGGTTTCAAATACCATTAGTTAAAACAAATAGTATCGCAACTAACGAAACTGTACTTGAGTATGACAAAGAATCAATTAAAGATCTAAAAGTACTTATTGCAGAAGATAATTCTGTAAATAGGAAATTGGCGATCAAACTTCTTACTCTCGTAGGCTTTGAAAATTTAAAAACTGCTTCTGACGGTAATGAAGCTGTCGAATTCGTTAAAAATAATCCCGTGGATATTATATTTATGGATGTAATGATGCCAGACCTTGATGGTATCGAAGCAACAAAAATGATTAGGGATCTTGGTTTTGATTCAGAGCAACTTAAGATAATTGCTCTGACGGCCAATGCCTTCTCTGAAGATAGGTCAAATTGTATCAAGGCCGGAATGAATGAACATATAAAAAAGCCATTTAGAAAAACAGATGTTATCGCTTGTCTAAAACAGCTTAATATTTGCTAA
- a CDS encoding acyl-CoA dehydrogenase family protein — protein MNYYSDEKDWQWLFRNAMDWDKILPLYYPSFPTEDGFNNKEEVIDFLEEILINTGAWTGTSVTDRAAALDRDGAGTVVDGRTIPGEHLQALYKEAIELEMIGLPFPQELGGMGAPTSLLLIVLAQLSRACLGSSTQLAFFTSIGEMIHRFCDHDTAHRLVPKIARGEISGSMCLTEPGCGSDLGMIKTSATPTEDGKYLLNGSKIFITNGGGGLGFVLARIKGDKEGLEGISMFLAEQEIEGKEGLNYIVAKNEEKMGMHGSFTCEVVYENSEATLVGEAGQGFKYMLHLMNEARIAVGMQALGTIEGSLGYAVKYAQEREQFGKPLSELPLMKRNLSDYTTERDAIRALLMDTISHFDIFQRLDYKKNTTNDLTKDEEVLFQDATLWTRKRTPLVKYYACEAATLLSQRAIQVLGGYGFMQEYPVERYHRDSYGPLLYEGTSQIQALMALKDIMKYAMKDPKRFFSNVLFKHPTADLLNGSNDWSKTFKSTHYRFKKKMLGLLMKCLRPEIGKLFDPKSWASDENVSELMEHAETLCQALSYMETLRVLCEHANKDQSRKDLFDRYVVLITPRLEAIYSDWSIR, from the coding sequence GTGAACTACTATAGCGATGAAAAAGACTGGCAATGGTTATTTCGTAATGCAATGGACTGGGATAAAATTCTCCCTCTCTACTACCCTAGTTTTCCTACCGAAGATGGCTTTAATAACAAAGAAGAAGTCATAGATTTTCTTGAAGAAATTCTAATTAATACTGGAGCGTGGACGGGAACTTCCGTTACAGATAGAGCTGCCGCATTAGATCGTGATGGAGCAGGTACTGTAGTCGATGGAAGAACAATTCCAGGAGAACACTTGCAAGCACTCTATAAAGAAGCAATAGAGCTTGAAATGATTGGACTTCCATTTCCACAAGAGCTTGGAGGAATGGGTGCACCGACTTCCCTACTATTAATTGTCTTGGCACAACTCTCTAGGGCCTGTTTAGGAAGTTCTACTCAATTGGCCTTCTTTACTTCTATTGGAGAGATGATTCATAGATTCTGTGATCATGATACAGCACATAGACTTGTTCCTAAAATTGCCAGAGGAGAAATTTCAGGTTCGATGTGTTTAACTGAACCAGGATGTGGGTCAGACCTAGGAATGATTAAAACTTCAGCAACACCAACAGAAGATGGAAAGTATCTTTTAAATGGTTCAAAGATATTTATCACTAATGGTGGTGGTGGACTTGGTTTTGTACTTGCAAGAATCAAAGGTGATAAAGAAGGTCTTGAAGGGATTTCAATGTTCTTAGCAGAGCAAGAAATTGAAGGAAAAGAAGGACTCAATTATATCGTAGCTAAGAATGAAGAAAAAATGGGAATGCACGGCTCATTTACTTGTGAAGTTGTTTATGAAAACTCAGAAGCAACTCTTGTAGGAGAGGCCGGACAAGGCTTTAAATATATGCTTCACCTTATGAACGAAGCAAGAATTGCTGTAGGTATGCAGGCCCTTGGAACGATTGAAGGTTCTCTAGGGTATGCAGTTAAATACGCACAAGAAAGAGAACAATTTGGAAAGCCTCTAAGTGAGCTTCCACTAATGAAGAGAAATCTTAGCGACTACACGACTGAGAGAGACGCGATCAGGGCCCTTCTGATGGATACGATTTCTCATTTTGATATTTTCCAAAGATTAGATTACAAGAAAAACACAACAAATGACTTAACTAAAGATGAAGAAGTCCTCTTCCAAGACGCTACTCTTTGGACAAGAAAGAGAACTCCTCTAGTTAAATACTATGCTTGTGAAGCAGCAACTCTACTCTCCCAAAGAGCGATACAAGTTCTTGGAGGATATGGATTTATGCAAGAGTATCCAGTTGAACGCTATCACAGAGATAGCTATGGGCCTCTACTCTACGAAGGAACATCTCAAATTCAAGCTCTAATGGCGTTAAAAGATATAATGAAATACGCTATGAAAGACCCTAAGAGATTCTTTAGTAATGTTCTTTTTAAACACCCTACTGCAGATCTTTTGAATGGTTCAAATGATTGGAGCAAGACTTTTAAATCAACTCACTATAGATTTAAAAAGAAAATGTTAGGTCTTCTAATGAAGTGCCTGCGCCCTGAGATCGGAAAGTTATTTGACCCTAAGTCTTGGGCAAGTGATGAAAATGTATCTGAATTAATGGAACATGCTGAGACTCTTTGTCAGGCACTAAGCTACATGGAAACATTAAGAGTTCTTTGCGAGCATGCTAATAAAGACCAATCTAGAAAAGACTTATTTGATCGTTACGTTGTTTTAATTACGCCTAGGCTTGAGGCAATTTACTCTGATTGGTCAATTAGATAG
- a CDS encoding HPr family phosphocarrier protein, with the protein MINEVIKVEKEHGLHARPAAEFVKMANGFSSDITLVYNGEEVDGKSIMSIMGLGISNGDSIELKIDGEDKDAAVKAIAHFLSEK; encoded by the coding sequence ATGATTAATGAAGTAATTAAAGTAGAAAAAGAACACGGATTACATGCTCGTCCAGCGGCCGAATTTGTAAAGATGGCCAATGGATTTAGTAGCGATATTACACTTGTATATAATGGTGAAGAAGTTGATGGAAAATCTATTATGAGTATCATGGGACTTGGTATTAGTAATGGTGATTCAATTGAATTAAAAATTGACGGTGAAGATAAAGACGCTGCTGTTAAAGCAATAGCTCATTTTCTAAGCGAGAAGTAA
- a CDS encoding tRNA-uridine aminocarboxypropyltransferase, whose translation MSSRYANTHKRCLTCKINKNLCFCDELYERENETPVLIIMHKAELELTTNTAYFSEKVIRKCDLAIRGVKGSPIEYDRIIDSNKYTPLYLFPDEDSVELNEQFVNSLDLPPYLIVPDGSWRQAKKCKRREPFLKEVQSVKLLKGEKSQYRLRTNPFEDAVCTYEAIARAIGVCDGEEIQKSLEKTFKVFTDRMYYSRFGLADLSDLDKFEK comes from the coding sequence ATGTCATCTAGATATGCTAATACACATAAACGTTGTCTAACTTGTAAGATCAATAAGAATCTATGCTTTTGTGACGAGCTTTATGAAAGAGAAAACGAAACCCCTGTTCTGATTATTATGCATAAAGCGGAGCTCGAGCTGACTACTAATACGGCCTACTTTAGCGAGAAGGTTATTAGAAAGTGTGACCTGGCCATTAGGGGAGTTAAAGGTAGTCCTATTGAATATGACAGAATTATTGACTCAAATAAGTATACTCCATTATATCTCTTTCCCGATGAGGACTCTGTTGAGTTAAATGAACAATTTGTTAATTCTCTAGATTTACCTCCCTATCTCATTGTTCCTGATGGGTCTTGGAGACAGGCAAAGAAGTGTAAACGTCGAGAGCCATTTCTTAAAGAAGTGCAATCCGTAAAGCTTCTTAAGGGGGAGAAGTCTCAGTATCGACTCCGTACAAATCCTTTTGAAGATGCCGTTTGTACCTATGAAGCTATTGCTAGGGCGATAGGTGTTTGTGATGGAGAAGAAATTCAAAAGTCTTTAGAGAAAACTTTTAAGGTTTTTACAGATAGAATGTATTACAGTCGTTTTGGTCTGGCCGATTTGAGTGATTTAGATAAGTTTGAGAAGTAA
- the ptsG gene encoding PTS glucose transporter subunit IIBC — protein sequence MSNVYETLQKIGKALMLPVSVLPIAGLLLGIGSANFGWLPSELSQVMAQSGGAIFSNLALIFAIGVAIGLSKNDGVASIAATVGFVVLLGTMGVVSKIMGIETKAIMGIQSIETGVFGGIISGLIASMMFNRFYKIKLPDYLGFFSGKRFVPIITAVAMIFVGVAMSFIWPPIQSVIDSMSQYAVNENPNAMVFTYGLVERLLIPFGLHHIWNVPFFFEIGSFTNAAGEVVHGDITRFFAGDQTAGFLGGGFLFKMFGLPAAAIAIWHSAKKENKAAVGSIMISAAFTSFLTGITEPIEFAFLFVAPVLYGIHAVFAGLCFTVMNMFGAKLGFTFSHGLIDYVLYYSLDTKPWLVLIAGPITAILYYGSFRFVITKFNLLTPGREEDLGEALDSQSLSSKALSVLEGFGGKQNIKALDACITRLRITVNDASLVSKEKLMGLGASGVIMLGDNIQAIFGTSSDVLKTEMEQIIDSAQTIPSSEINFVNPIKGEILSLNSVPDKVFSEGLMGPGFAIRPTEGKVYAPFDGEVVSLFKTNHAVGLKSNCGREVLIHFGIDTVKLKGENFKSLVQKGDIVKKGQLLLDIDLDFVIANAPSEITPIIFTKNDEKIEVLANGIVNVGQESVVNFLN from the coding sequence ATGTCTAATGTCTATGAAACACTGCAGAAGATTGGTAAAGCTCTAATGCTTCCAGTTTCTGTTCTACCTATTGCAGGACTACTTCTTGGAATTGGTAGTGCAAACTTCGGATGGCTTCCATCTGAGTTATCACAAGTAATGGCACAGTCTGGTGGTGCTATTTTTTCTAACCTCGCTCTAATCTTTGCAATTGGTGTTGCAATCGGATTATCAAAGAATGATGGTGTCGCTTCAATTGCTGCCACTGTTGGTTTTGTGGTTCTTCTTGGAACGATGGGAGTTGTTTCTAAAATAATGGGAATTGAAACAAAGGCCATTATGGGAATTCAGTCCATTGAGACAGGTGTTTTTGGCGGTATCATTAGTGGTTTAATAGCTTCTATGATGTTCAATCGTTTCTATAAAATTAAATTACCAGACTACCTAGGCTTCTTTAGCGGAAAGAGGTTTGTGCCAATCATAACTGCTGTCGCAATGATTTTCGTCGGAGTAGCGATGAGTTTTATTTGGCCTCCAATTCAAAGTGTAATTGATTCAATGTCTCAGTATGCTGTAAACGAAAACCCTAATGCTATGGTTTTTACTTACGGACTAGTTGAAAGATTACTTATTCCTTTTGGACTTCACCATATTTGGAACGTTCCATTCTTTTTTGAAATAGGAAGCTTTACAAATGCTGCTGGAGAAGTTGTTCATGGAGATATAACTAGATTCTTTGCTGGAGACCAGACAGCAGGTTTTCTGGGTGGTGGTTTTCTTTTTAAAATGTTTGGACTCCCCGCGGCCGCAATTGCGATCTGGCATAGTGCTAAGAAGGAAAATAAAGCTGCCGTAGGATCCATAATGATATCTGCTGCATTTACTTCTTTTTTAACAGGTATAACTGAACCAATCGAATTTGCATTTCTCTTTGTTGCTCCTGTTCTATATGGAATTCACGCTGTCTTTGCAGGTCTTTGTTTTACTGTAATGAATATGTTTGGTGCAAAGTTAGGATTTACCTTCTCTCATGGTCTAATTGATTATGTTCTCTACTATAGCTTAGATACAAAGCCGTGGCTTGTTCTTATTGCAGGGCCAATTACTGCGATTCTTTACTATGGCTCATTTAGGTTTGTTATTACAAAATTCAACCTTTTAACACCTGGTAGAGAAGAAGATTTAGGTGAAGCTTTAGACAGTCAAAGTCTTTCTTCTAAGGCCTTAAGTGTTTTAGAAGGTTTTGGCGGAAAACAGAATATCAAGGCACTTGATGCTTGTATCACTAGATTAAGAATAACGGTTAATGATGCTTCTCTAGTAAGTAAAGAGAAGCTAATGGGTCTAGGAGCAAGTGGTGTAATTATGCTTGGAGATAATATTCAAGCAATCTTTGGAACTAGTTCTGATGTTCTAAAGACTGAAATGGAACAAATTATAGATTCAGCTCAGACAATTCCTTCAAGTGAGATAAACTTTGTAAATCCAATTAAAGGAGAAATTCTCTCTCTTAATTCAGTTCCTGATAAAGTCTTCTCAGAAGGACTTATGGGGCCAGGATTTGCGATTAGGCCAACTGAAGGAAAAGTCTATGCTCCATTTGATGGAGAAGTTGTTAGTCTTTTTAAAACGAATCACGCGGTTGGATTAAAGTCGAATTGTGGCAGAGAAGTATTAATTCACTTTGGTATTGATACAGTTAAACTAAAAGGTGAGAATTTCAAATCTCTTGTTCAAAAAGGTGATATTGTCAAAAAAGGACAACTACTCTTAGATATAGATTTAGACTTTGTCATTGCTAACGCTCCATCAGAGATTACTCCAATTATCTTCACTAAGAATGACGAGAAAATTGAAGTACTTGCAAATGGAATTGTTAATGTTGGACAAGAGTCAGTAGTTAATTTTTTAAATTAA